One stretch of Asterias rubens chromosome 8, eAstRub1.3, whole genome shotgun sequence DNA includes these proteins:
- the LOC117294073 gene encoding coiled-coil domain-containing protein 138-like: MFSHTSPDFGRKYASPSSRGSISPSGRTPMSSMTLPTTANSTALSSTERRHYNRALKELCKILRLDSQRIDETIQHGVEDDESSLDRKTLRHQTGHTEEDTSFGASDDPSTSFHQLYESEEYFMPKSPTKKRWNKEEASSRMEEEVSKVEAVKDVYAELATINRKLQQESAILHERELDLMERERALDEQEQTSLLERDQSLHHAHREVGRRFAELKEQHQSEMSKWNVQLQDKSKENKRLKSSFETLKQANDSLRKQLSEIQEQNKRLESQAVNVQSRLANLQRKQELTARQRELDSVSLKAKAENRQQLLATKDNTDASKAAGQAKHTSSTKPPAVYDVLGVLLEWLSEVHLRNTMTVDCIKQPLIALPTPALTKDRCTKILPSIVEVLHCLPPSSSKIHLPCLQFIYWSLVHLDQSQQPQQRNPLSATYRRLGEELYKPTTVRFAVGTQDVKVPDGLHEKPKAAIFFRSPNLHIRLLSCLIIMKTLSQVDVLALVFDVLRADLKEESAKELFLGYQATQVVTPFLKMTNKALVTSAIDVCLQMSMESVLTQEFLDSCSNDTWFRACATVLRTPNLDSKTWEKLSIILQKLSKIKSNKRHFEVQGIISVVQEMLRTGFQDNTFLSLNLRSILFNFNIAKRSPIS; encoded by the exons ATGTTTTCTCATACCAGTCCAGACTTTGGAAGAAAGT ATGCTTCCCCATCATCAAGAGGCTCAATATCTCCAAGTGGTAGAACTCCAATGTCCTCCATGACATTGCCGACTACTGCAAACTCCACTGCTCTAAGCAGCACAGAGAGACGACATTACAACCGTGCCTTGAAGGAACTCTGTAAGATTCTTCGATTGGATAGTCAAAGGATTGATGAGACCATTCAGCATGGTGTTGAAGACGATGAGTCCTCGTTGGATAGGAAGACACTGCGACACCAGACTGGTCATACAGAGGAAG ACACTTCCTTCGGAGCTTCAGATGACCCAAGCACTTCATTTCATCAATTGTATGAGAGTGAGGAATACTTTATGCCCAAGAGCCCAACGAAGAAAAGATGGAATAAGGAAGAAGCTTCTTCGCGGATGGAAGAGGAGGTCAGTAAGGTTGAAGCAGTCAAGGATGTCTACGCTGAACTTGCTACGATCAACAGAAAGTTACAG CAAGAGAGTGCAATTCTTCATGAAAGGGAGTTGGACCTGATGGAACGAGAGAGGGCGCTAGATGAACAAGAGCAGACGAGCTTGTTAGAACGTGATCAGTCGCTTCATCATGCGCATAGGGAGGTAGGACGCAGATTCGCAGAGTTGAAAGAG cAACACCAAAGTGAGATGAGCAAGTGGAATGTACAGCTACAGGATAAGAGTAAAGAGAATAAACGACTTAAGTCATCTTTTGAGACACTCAAACAAGCAAATGATAGCCTACGCAAACAG TTGTCTGAAATTCAGGAGCAGAACAAGAGGTTGGAGTCTCAAGCTGTGAATGTCCAGAGCCGCTTAGCAAACCTACAGAGGAAACAAGAACTAACTGCACGACAGAGGGAGCTAGATAGTGTCTCACTTAAGGCTAAAGCTGAAAATAGACAACAACTGTTGGCCACCAAGGACAACACAGATGCAAGCAAAGCAGCTGGACAGGCTAAACATACCAGTAGTACAAAG CCTCCAGCAGTCTATGATGTCCTGGGTGTCTTACTGGAATGGCTAAGTGAAGTACATCTCCGTAATACCATGACAGTGGATTGCATTAAACAACCTCTCATAGCGTTACCTACACCTGCACTGACAAAGGACCGTTGCACTAAG ATCCTGCCATCCATTGTGGAGGTTCTTCACTGCCTACCGCCTTCCAGTTCCAAAATACATCTACCGTGCCTTCAGTTCATATATTGGTCATTAGTGCACCTAGACCAATCACAGCAACCTCAG CAGCGCAACCCTTTGTCTGCAACGTACCGTCGCCTTGGTGAAGAACTATACAAACCCACTACAGTACGTTTTGCTGTTGGTACACAAGATGTGAAGGTTCCAGATGGTTTACATGAGAAGCCCAAAGCAGCTATATTCTTCAGAAGTCCCAATCTCCACATCCGATTGCTGTCATGTCTTATTATTATGAAGACTCTCTCTCAAG TTGATGTCTTAGCCTTGGTGTTTGATGTTTTGAGGGCAGACTTAAAGGAAGAGTCAGCCAAGGAGTTGTTTCTTGGATACCAGGCTACCCAAGTAGTGACTCCATTCTTAAAGATGACTAACAAAGCATTGGTGACTAGTGCCATAGATGTCTGTCTACAAATGTCAATGGAATCAG TGTTAACCCAAGAGTTCCTAGATAGCTGCAGTAATGATACATGGTTCCGTGCCTGTGCCACCGTGCTTCGTACACCAAATCTGGATTCTAAGACATGGGAAAAACTCAGCATTATATTACAGAAACTCTCTAAGATCAA gtCTAACAAGCGTCATTTTGAAGTGCAGGGTATTATCAGTGTAGTGCAGGAGATGTTACGTACTGGATTCCAAGACAACACATTCCTCTCTCTCAATCTACGCTCAATCTTATTCAATTTCAACATTGCTAAACGATCTCCAATAAGTTAA
- the LOC117293663 gene encoding transmembrane protein 33-like, with protein sequence MPVIEEMNDEDAQPDQSPPTGQTQNGGGLSAVSNYLATNKLDLCLLLSRVTTVVCSFFYLVPIYGPQSAQVFYQRAIICNGLTSALRLQQRLPSFQFTRIYLSLLLMEDSCHNLFYSLIFANSQAITLALTPPLLFALLHASNFIKKLINLMGPNRMYLIRKMVDMLISNQNQLLRFIALDEIIIMPFLIFMVFTGRVTFLVPIMYFRFLTFRYGSRRNPYCKQIFHELRIVTETYCSKPNTPQFLRNFLTKCITMISRFAPPMQPQ encoded by the exons ATGCCTGTTATTGAAGAGATGAATGATGAAGACGCACAGCCTGATCAAAGCCCACCTACTGGCCAAACACAAAATGGTGGTGGTCTCTCAGCTGTGTCA AATTACTTGGCGACTAACAAGCTGGACTTGTGTCTGCTGCTGTCCAGAGTCACTACAGTTGTGTGTAGTTTCTTCTACCTAGTACCAATCTATGG ACCTCAATCAGCCCAAGTATTTTACCAGCGTGCGATTATCTGCAATGGTTTGACGAGTGCTTTACGTCTTCAGCAGCGTTTACCGTCCTTCCAGTTCACAAGGATTTACCTCTCTCTTCTATTAATGGAAGACAGTTGTCATAACCTCTTCTATTCACTCATCTTTGCCAATAGCCAAGCCATCACAC TGGCCCTGACACCACCGTTATTATTTGCTCTCCTGCATGCATCAAACTTCATCAAGAAACTTATCAAT TTAATGGGACCTAATAGGATGTATTTGATCCGTAAGATGGTGGACATGCTGATTAGTAATCAGAATCAACTGCTACGATTTATCGCTCTGGATGAAATCATCATCATGCCTTTCCTTATATTCATGGTTTTCAC aggTCGTGTCACGTTCCTTGTGCCAATTATGTACTTCAGATTCCTGACGTTCAGATATGGCTCAAGAAGAAACCCGTATTGCAA GCAGATATTTCATGAGCTTCGTATTGTGACTGAGACTTACTGCAGCAAGCCCAACACACCACAATTTCTTCGCAATTTCTTGACCAAGTGTATCACAATGATCTCTAGATTTGCTCCACCAATGCAACCGCAGTAG